The Populus alba chromosome 4, ASM523922v2, whole genome shotgun sequence genome contains a region encoding:
- the LOC118048934 gene encoding polcalcin Syr v 3-like, which translates to MADERPELERIFKRFDLNGDGQISAAELGDCLKTLGSVTAEEIKRMMAEIDTDGDGFISFQEFLDFAKANSGLMKDVAKIF; encoded by the coding sequence ATGGCTGACGAAAGGCCTGAGCTGGAGCGCATTTTCAAGCGTTTCGACTTGAACGGTGATGGCCAAATCTCTGCAGCGGAGCTCGGCGATTGCTTGAAGACCCTCGGTTCAGTCACAGCAGAGGAGATCAAGCGCATGATGGCTGAGATTGATACTGATGGTGATGGATTCATATCATTCCAGGAGTTCTTAGATTTTGCCAAGGCTAACAGTGGCCTGATGAAAGATGTTGCTAAGATATTTTAA
- the LOC118048945 gene encoding probable serine/threonine-protein kinase PBL7 — MGFLEGSCLNTEEPPNSSTSDALSTATFRAKDLYFEHHYERKMKAFWSKMFWQFGLACFVPNKSDGTSKESNKKNADLEHNKAWLLAESGGCGGAELTNADPQSVHSSFRFSLCSQVELESMNMNSSATVLMVNLDNGLNETRAKELKWRRIQSLERSISPVANSLVRFSYSEILAATNNFSKGRVLGRGALSFVFRGKVGFLRTAVAIKRLDKEDKEASKAFCRELMIASSLYHSNIVPLVGFCIDPDEGLFLVYRYVSGGSLERHLHDKKKGKGGAKGSSGLPWSVRYKVALGIAQAIAYLHNGTERCVVHRDIKPSNILLSSKKVPKLCDFGLATWTSAPSVPFLCKTVKGTFGYLAPEYFQHGKISDKTDVYAFGVVLLELISGRKPIEATKPLGEENLVLWAKPLLQKGKVAIEELLDPRLKCTLRNTTKITQMIQAAAACISNEESRRPGIDEIIGILRGEEQPFYSNRKKSNFSGIIDCYPQLQQTKSEMNSHLALAMLGVSEFEDDDHLYCR; from the exons ATGGGGTTCCTTGAAGGTTCTTGTTTAAACACAGAAGAGCCCCCAAATAGCTCTACTAGTGATGCTCTGTCCACTGCTACTTTCAGAGCCAAAGACCTATACTTCGAGCATCATTATGAGCGAAAAATGAAAGCTTTTTGGTCAAAAATGTTTTGGCAATTTGGTTTGGCCTGTTTTGTGCCAAATAAGAGTGATGGAACCAGTAAGGAAAGTAATAAGAAGAACGCAGATTTAGAGCACAACAAGGCATGGTTGTTGGCAGAGTCTGGTGGCTGTGGTGGTGCAGAGTTAACAAATGCTGATCCACAATCAGTTCACTCTTCTTTCAGGTTCAGTTTATGCTCTCAAGTTGAGCTTGAGTCAATGAACATGAATTCTTCAGCTACTGTTTTGATGGTGAATTTGGACAATGGATTGAATGAGACTAGAGCTAAAGAGCTTAAATGGAGGAGAATTCAGTCGCTTGAGAGAAGTATCTCTCCAGTTGCAAATTCTTTGGTCAGATTCAGTTATAGTGAAATTCTTGCTGCTactaataatttctcaaaag GTAGAGTTTTGGGCAGGGGAGCTTTGAGCTTTGTCTTTAGAGGTAAAGTTGGGTTCTTGAGGACTGCTGTGGCAATTAAGAGATTAGACAAGGAGGATAAAGAGGCTTCAAAGGCATTCTGTAGAGAATTAATGATTGCTAGTTCTCTTTACCACTCAAATATTGTGCCTCTTGTCGGGTTCTGTATTGATCCAGATGAGGGCTTGTTCTTGGTGTACAGATATGTATCTGGTGGCAGCTTAGAGCGCCATTTGCACG ATAAGAAGAAAGGGAAGGGAGGAGCTAAGGGTTCTTCAGGCCTTCCCTGGTCTGTGAGATATAAGGTTGCACTTGGAATTGCACAAGCAATTGCATATTTGCATAATGGAACTGAAAGATGTGTTGTTCATAGAGATATTAAACCCTCAAATATACTCCTTTCTTCCAAGAAAGTTCCCAAG TTGTGTGATTTTGGTTTGGCTACTTGGACTTCTGCACCTTCAGTCCCTTTCCTTTGTAAAACTGTCAAGGGAACATTTGG CTACTTGGCTCCTGAGTATTTCCAGCATGGGAAAATATCCGATAAGACCGATGTGTATGCTTTTGGTGTGGTCCTATTGGAACTAATTTCTGGAAGGAAGCCAATTGAAGCAACGAAACCACTGGGGGAAGAGAATTTGGTCCTATGG GCTAAACCCCTGTTGCAGAAGGGAAAGGTAGCCATTGAGGAGTTGCTTGATCCACGACTTAAATGCACTTTGAGAAATACAACTAAAATAACCCAGATGATCCAGGCTGCCGCTGCCTGCATAAGCAATGAAGAATCTCGAAGACCAGGAATAGACGAAATTATTGGCATATTGAGAGGTGAAGAACAACCATTCTACTCAAATAGGAAGAAATCCAATTTTTCCGGGATTATAGATTGTTACCCTCAACTACAGCAGACAAAAAGTGAGATGAATAGTCACTTAGCTTTGGCTATGTTAGGAGTTTCAGAATTTGAGGATGATGACCACCTTTATTGTcgttaa